One stretch of Nitratiruptor tergarcus DSM 16512 DNA includes these proteins:
- the panD gene encoding aspartate 1-decarboxylase: protein MQIEMLYSKIHRATVTDANLNYVGSITIDEELMEAAKLRVGQKVDILNINNGERFQTYVIKGERGKREICLNGAAARKAHPGDKIIIVAYAYMSEDELALYEPTIVLVNENNDIDEIINYM from the coding sequence ATGCAAATAGAGATGCTCTATAGCAAAATACATCGTGCGACAGTGACAGATGCCAACTTAAACTATGTTGGCTCCATCACTATCGATGAAGAGCTTATGGAGGCAGCAAAACTTCGTGTTGGCCAAAAGGTTGATATTCTCAATATCAATAACGGTGAGCGCTTTCAAACCTATGTTATTAAAGGTGAGCGAGGAAAGCGCGAAATTTGTCTCAATGGTGCTGCAGCAAGAAAAGCGCATCCAGGAGATAAAATCATTATAGTGGCATATGCATATATGAGTGAGGATGAATTAGCTCTTTACGAACCAACGATAGTGCTTGTAAATGAAAATAATGATATCGATGAAATAATCAACTATATGTGA
- a CDS encoding NifU family protein translates to MSLPFTDEDLYPAVERVIEKLKPMLALDGGDIKLLGVKNGKVFVQLGGACVGCSAAGNTLKYGVERQLKIDIHPDIEVVNIPPGYEDQWEDIAAQYEGDEHNNG, encoded by the coding sequence ATGAGTTTACCATTTACTGATGAAGATCTCTATCCAGCAGTAGAGAGAGTGATAGAAAAATTAAAACCTATGTTAGCACTCGATGGAGGAGATATCAAGCTGCTCGGTGTAAAAAATGGAAAAGTATTTGTGCAACTTGGAGGAGCATGTGTAGGGTGTAGTGCGGCTGGAAATACTCTCAAATATGGAGTAGAAAGACAGCTAAAAATTGACATTCATCCTGATATAGAAGTTGTCAATATACCACCTGGATATGAAGATCAATGGGAAGATATAGCAGCACAATATGAAGGAGACGAGCATAATAATGGATAA
- a CDS encoding YbaB/EbfC family nucleoid-associated protein, translated as MFDKLNLSELGKMFEEIQEKAKKAQEESEKKEFTAKSGGGLVKVTANGKGEIIDISIDDSLLEDKESLEILLISAINDVLKMVEEEKKSMAMNLMNPDLFGQK; from the coding sequence ATGTTTGACAAACTCAATCTCTCAGAACTTGGCAAAATGTTTGAAGAGATACAAGAAAAAGCGAAAAAAGCGCAAGAAGAGAGTGAAAAAAAAGAGTTTACTGCAAAAAGTGGTGGTGGGCTTGTAAAAGTGACTGCAAATGGAAAAGGTGAAATAATAGATATCTCGATTGATGATTCACTTCTTGAAGATAAGGAGTCTTTGGAAATTTTGCTCATTAGTGCAATAAATGATGTACTCAAAATGGTAGAAGAAGAGAAAAAATCAATGGCAATGAATCTAATGAACCCTGATCTTTTTGGACAGAAATAG
- the infA gene encoding translation initiation factor IF-1 translates to MAKDDVIEVDGIVKEALPNAMFRVELENGHVVLCHIAGKMRMHYIKILPGDKVKVELTPYSLDKGRITFRYK, encoded by the coding sequence ATGGCAAAAGATGATGTGATTGAGGTTGATGGTATAGTTAAAGAGGCATTGCCAAATGCAATGTTTCGCGTAGAGTTAGAAAATGGGCATGTAGTTTTATGCCATATTGCAGGTAAGATGCGCATGCACTATATCAAAATACTTCCTGGCGATAAAGTAAAAGTAGAATTGACACCATACAGCCTTGATAAAGGGCGCATAACTTTTAGATATAAATAA
- the rplQ gene encoding 50S ribosomal protein L17, whose product MRHKHGYRKLSRTSAHRKALLKNLAIALIMNEKIETTVAKAKTLRSYIEKLVTKARVGDFNAHREVFAYLQDKEATKKLLNEIAPRYKERNGGYTRIVRTRIRRGDASPMAFIEFV is encoded by the coding sequence ATGAGACATAAGCATGGATATAGAAAACTCAGTAGAACAAGTGCTCACAGAAAAGCACTTTTAAAAAATCTTGCTATAGCACTCATAATGAATGAAAAAATAGAAACAACTGTTGCGAAAGCAAAAACTTTGCGCAGTTATATAGAAAAGTTAGTTACTAAAGCACGTGTGGGTGATTTTAATGCTCACAGAGAAGTGTTTGCATATCTTCAAGATAAAGAAGCTACTAAAAAGCTTCTCAATGAAATTGCACCTCGATATAAAGAGAGAAATGGTGGTTATACTCGTATAGTACGTACGAGAATTAGAAGAGGCGATGCATCACCTATGGCTTTTATCGAATTTGTATAA
- the map gene encoding type I methionyl aminopeptidase, with the protein MAIAIRKPSEIEKLRKANIIVAKTLNYLSQQCKPGVSLKEIDAMGEEFIRSHGARPSFKGLYGFPASVCTSVNEVIIHGIPTDYKLQDGDIVGLDIGTEIDGWYGDAAVTVGVGNISKNDEALIQIAKDTLYFAIEIIKPGMRFKELSYEIEKFIKSRGYQPLHGFCGHGIGRKPHEEPEIPNYLEHGSPKSGPKIKEGMVFCLEPMICQKLGTPKILEDKWSVVSEDGLRGSHYEHTVAVIGGKAEILSKEE; encoded by the coding sequence ATGGCTATAGCTATACGAAAGCCCTCCGAAATTGAAAAACTTCGCAAAGCAAATATCATAGTTGCAAAAACCCTCAATTACCTATCACAACAGTGTAAACCCGGCGTCTCTCTCAAAGAGATTGACGCTATGGGAGAAGAGTTTATCAGATCACATGGCGCCAGACCATCTTTTAAGGGACTGTACGGTTTTCCAGCTTCAGTATGTACATCTGTCAACGAAGTGATTATACACGGTATACCAACTGATTATAAACTCCAAGACGGAGATATCGTAGGACTCGATATCGGAACAGAAATTGATGGGTGGTATGGAGATGCAGCTGTCACAGTTGGAGTTGGAAATATTTCAAAAAATGATGAAGCTCTTATACAAATAGCAAAAGATACACTCTATTTTGCTATAGAGATAATAAAACCTGGTATGCGTTTTAAAGAGCTCAGCTACGAAATAGAAAAATTCATAAAGTCTCGTGGATATCAGCCGCTTCATGGCTTTTGTGGGCATGGAATTGGTCGCAAACCGCACGAAGAGCCTGAAATTCCTAACTATCTTGAGCATGGTTCGCCAAAAAGTGGACCAAAAATAAAAGAGGGTATGGTTTTTTGTTTAGAGCCGATGATATGCCAAAAACTCGGAACCCCAAAGATATTAGAGGATAAATGGTCTGTGGTGAGTGAAGATGGTTTGCGAGGAAGTCACTATGAGCATACAGTAGCCGTGATAGGCGGCAAGGCAGAAATTTTAAGTAAGGAGGAATAA
- a CDS encoding polyprenyl synthetase family protein, with the protein MDLAEVFEKHLQKNLIDIQTYHPYYKEALNFMLQAGGKRFRPVLLLSVVKAANPLLIPSALDAALAIEILHTYSLIHDDLPVMDDADLRRGKPTLHKKFDELTAVLVGDALNTHAFYILVKAALHNDVKIKLVQILSFNGGVHGMVHGQILDCHFEGEKLTLEELKTLHRNKTAKLIAASLEMGAVIANLGEEIEKNLYDFGLQLGLLFQIQDDIIDEIMSEAEAGKTTKNDALKNSFVNLLGLEGAIKEADALAKKIEEDLGTVPANVQEELKKLLQQYLYRHKKESNG; encoded by the coding sequence ATGGACCTAGCTGAAGTTTTTGAAAAACATCTTCAAAAAAATCTTATTGACATTCAAACTTATCACCCTTATTATAAAGAAGCCCTCAATTTTATGCTACAAGCTGGTGGCAAACGGTTTAGACCAGTATTGCTTTTGAGTGTGGTCAAAGCCGCAAATCCCTTACTGATTCCTTCTGCATTAGATGCTGCTTTGGCGATTGAAATACTTCACACCTATTCATTGATTCACGACGATCTTCCCGTAATGGATGATGCAGATCTTCGCAGAGGCAAACCAACGCTACATAAAAAATTTGATGAACTAACAGCTGTTCTTGTTGGAGATGCACTCAATACTCATGCATTCTATATTCTTGTAAAAGCAGCGTTGCATAATGATGTGAAGATAAAACTTGTACAAATTTTAAGCTTTAATGGTGGCGTGCATGGAATGGTGCACGGACAGATTCTTGACTGCCATTTTGAGGGTGAGAAACTAACACTCGAAGAGCTTAAAACTCTCCATAGGAATAAAACTGCAAAACTTATAGCTGCTTCATTAGAAATGGGGGCAGTAATTGCAAATCTTGGTGAAGAGATTGAAAAAAACCTCTATGATTTTGGTTTACAATTAGGGTTGCTGTTTCAAATTCAAGATGATATTATTGATGAGATAATGAGTGAAGCAGAAGCAGGGAAAACTACGAAAAATGATGCTTTAAAAAACTCGTTTGTAAATCTCTTAGGACTTGAAGGTGCCATTAAAGAAGCAGATGCACTTGCAAAAAAAATAGAAGAAGATCTTGGCACCGTTCCAGCAAATGTTCAAGAAGAATTAAAAAAGCTTTTACAACAATATCTTTATAGACACAAAAAGGAAAGTAATGGATAA
- the tkt gene encoding transketolase, which yields MDKKMFKKMADTIRFLGLDMIQKANSGHPGVVLGLADIAVVLSQHLRHNPKNPKWLNRDRLVFSGGHATGLIYSLLYLWGYDVSLEDLKEFRQFGSKTPGHPEYGHTPGVEITTGPLGQGVANAIGMAMASKYAARLLNTETTKIIDHNVYCLCGDGDLEEGISYEACALAGRFELDNLIMIYDSNHITIEGDTSLAWNEDVKRRFEAQNWDVTEVNGHDYEDIDAALRWAKKRKKPVLIIAHTTIAKGSCKYEGDPHSHGAPLGEDDIRCAKEKAGFPPDEQFYVPEDVLVRFRCAVEKGELAEREWKKLITESPYKEQNEILQRLQNPDFDAIEWPEFEAGSMIATRDSNGKILNAIAKALPAFVGGSADLAPSNKTYLQGMGDFPNGKNFHFGVREHAMGAICNGMAAYGLLIPFNATFFVFSDYQKAAVRIAALSKLKNYFIWTHDSIGVGEDGPTHQPIEQLTTFRALPQFYTFRPADATENVECWKVALQLDKPCGFVLSRQKLKTLKPQRDFGEPRFGGYIIKKRDNAVLTLIATGSEVMLALQAGCHLEEKGINANIVSMPCMELFLEQDKEYQDTVIDPKTKVLAIEAGAGIEWYRFADDVISMENRFGASGKADVLFKEYGFTIENIIIKAQSLLG from the coding sequence ATGGATAAAAAGATGTTCAAAAAAATGGCTGATACGATAAGATTCTTGGGTCTTGATATGATCCAAAAGGCAAATAGTGGCCATCCTGGTGTAGTGTTAGGACTCGCAGATATTGCAGTTGTGCTTTCACAACACCTTCGTCACAATCCAAAAAATCCCAAATGGCTTAATCGCGATCGTCTTGTATTTAGTGGAGGACATGCAACAGGGCTTATCTATTCGCTTCTGTATCTTTGGGGATATGATGTAAGCTTAGAAGATCTCAAAGAGTTCCGACAGTTTGGAAGCAAAACACCAGGCCATCCAGAATATGGACATACTCCTGGAGTTGAAATAACAACTGGTCCTCTGGGACAAGGTGTAGCGAATGCTATCGGTATGGCAATGGCGAGCAAGTATGCTGCACGTCTTCTCAATACAGAAACAACAAAAATTATAGACCACAATGTCTACTGCCTCTGTGGTGATGGAGACTTGGAAGAGGGAATTAGTTATGAAGCGTGCGCATTAGCAGGAAGATTTGAACTTGATAACTTAATAATGATTTATGATAGTAACCATATTACAATTGAGGGTGATACTTCTTTAGCATGGAATGAAGATGTAAAGAGGCGATTTGAAGCGCAAAACTGGGATGTTACTGAAGTTAATGGACACGACTATGAGGATATAGATGCAGCGTTGCGCTGGGCGAAAAAACGAAAAAAACCGGTACTCATTATTGCTCATACGACAATAGCGAAAGGAAGCTGCAAATATGAAGGAGATCCGCACTCTCATGGAGCACCCCTTGGTGAAGATGATATTCGATGCGCTAAAGAAAAAGCTGGATTTCCACCTGATGAGCAATTTTATGTACCAGAAGATGTATTAGTACGTTTTCGCTGTGCAGTAGAAAAAGGGGAGCTTGCCGAGCGAGAGTGGAAAAAACTCATCACAGAGTCTCCATACAAAGAGCAAAATGAGATTTTACAGAGACTGCAAAATCCAGATTTTGATGCAATCGAGTGGCCAGAATTTGAGGCAGGAAGCATGATTGCAACACGTGATAGCAATGGAAAAATTCTCAATGCGATTGCAAAAGCACTACCTGCATTTGTAGGGGGGAGTGCAGACTTAGCTCCATCAAATAAAACATATTTGCAAGGTATGGGAGATTTCCCAAATGGAAAAAATTTTCACTTTGGAGTGCGTGAGCATGCAATGGGAGCAATTTGTAACGGAATGGCAGCGTATGGTTTGCTCATACCATTTAATGCAACATTTTTTGTCTTTAGTGACTATCAAAAAGCCGCTGTACGAATAGCAGCACTTTCAAAACTCAAAAACTATTTCATCTGGACGCATGATAGTATAGGTGTAGGTGAAGATGGACCAACGCACCAGCCAATCGAGCAATTAACTACGTTTAGAGCTTTACCACAGTTTTATACATTTAGACCTGCTGATGCAACAGAAAATGTAGAGTGCTGGAAAGTAGCTTTGCAACTGGATAAGCCGTGTGGATTTGTTCTAAGCCGTCAAAAACTTAAAACTCTTAAACCTCAACGAGATTTTGGAGAGCCACGCTTTGGGGGATATATCATCAAAAAACGGGATAATGCAGTACTTACACTTATAGCAACAGGTAGCGAAGTGATGTTAGCACTACAAGCTGGCTGTCATCTTGAAGAAAAAGGAATTAATGCAAATATCGTCAGTATGCCTTGTATGGAACTCTTTTTAGAACAAGACAAAGAGTATCAGGATACTGTCATTGATCCAAAAACAAAAGTGCTAGCAATAGAAGCAGGTGCAGGAATTGAATGGTACCGTTTTGCAGATGATGTAATAAGTATGGAAAATAGATTTGGCGCTAGTGGAAAAGCAGATGTTCTATTTAAAGAGTACGGGTTTACAATAGAAAATATTATTATAAAAGCACAAAGTCTTCTAGGATAG
- a CDS encoding UDP-N-acetylmuramoyl-L-alanyl-D-glutamate--2,6-diaminopimelate ligase: protein MIVDFHGKKITDNTAEIENADLFLLTDQNRKYFSHSCETITPKELIEELQLQNIKIIGITGTNGKTTTAAAIYSLLNDLGFKAALQGTRGFFVADEQLGKKSLTTPSILETVSHLFAAKQRGCDYFCMEVSSHAIVQNRIEGLDFSLKVFTNISQDHLDYHKTLQKYVAAKSAFFADESTKLINKEDKNLQYNLKNTRTYAVEEPATYQIVAYSLENGISGVIQFGSQMADFHSSLQGLFNLYNLTAAIGAVHIVTNEELQKICDVVENFAGVKGRMEVVSTKPLIIIDFAHTPDGMQKVFESFPGKKIVAVFGAGGERDRDKRAKMGNIASRFCTRIYLTNDNPRRENPSTIIEDIAQGINTDIQVEKIEDRKEAIKRAIKNLKKDEILLILGKGDEEYMEIEGEKIPFNDRDIVEQIIES, encoded by the coding sequence ATGATAGTCGATTTTCATGGCAAAAAAATTACAGATAATACTGCTGAAATTGAAAATGCTGATCTCTTCTTACTTACTGATCAAAATAGAAAATATTTTTCTCATAGCTGCGAAACTATCACTCCAAAAGAGTTGATAGAAGAGTTGCAATTACAAAATATCAAAATTATAGGTATAACAGGCACCAATGGAAAGACGACAACAGCTGCCGCAATATATTCATTGCTCAATGATTTAGGATTCAAAGCTGCACTGCAAGGGACACGAGGCTTTTTTGTTGCGGATGAACAGTTAGGCAAGAAATCTTTAACAACACCTTCTATTTTGGAAACGGTATCGCATCTTTTTGCAGCAAAACAGAGAGGATGTGATTATTTTTGCATGGAGGTGAGCTCTCATGCAATTGTGCAAAACAGAATAGAAGGGCTCGATTTTTCACTTAAAGTCTTTACAAATATTTCGCAAGATCATCTTGATTACCATAAAACACTGCAAAAGTATGTGGCTGCAAAAAGTGCATTTTTTGCAGATGAATCTACCAAACTTATCAACAAAGAGGATAAAAACCTTCAATATAATCTCAAAAATACTCGTACATATGCAGTTGAAGAGCCGGCAACATACCAGATTGTTGCTTACTCTTTAGAAAATGGCATAAGTGGAGTCATCCAGTTTGGTTCACAAATGGCAGATTTTCACTCTTCCTTGCAAGGACTCTTCAATCTTTATAATCTCACTGCAGCTATTGGTGCAGTGCACATTGTTACGAATGAAGAATTGCAAAAGATTTGTGATGTAGTTGAAAATTTTGCTGGTGTGAAAGGACGCATGGAGGTTGTATCTACAAAACCTCTCATTATTATTGATTTTGCACATACACCAGATGGTATGCAAAAGGTTTTTGAATCCTTCCCTGGTAAAAAAATTGTTGCAGTTTTTGGTGCTGGAGGAGAGAGAGATAGGGATAAGCGGGCAAAAATGGGAAATATAGCAAGTAGATTTTGTACGAGAATCTATCTAACGAACGATAATCCAAGAAGAGAAAACCCATCTACTATAATTGAGGATATTGCCCAGGGTATTAATACAGATATACAAGTTGAAAAAATTGAAGATAGAAAAGAGGCAATTAAACGCGCTATAAAAAATCTCAAAAAAGATGAAATACTTTTAATATTAGGTAAAGGTGATGAAGAGTATATGGAAATAGAGGGGGAGAAAATACCTTTTAATGATAGAGATATAGTCGAGCAAATAATAGAAAGTTAA
- the rpsD gene encoding 30S ribosomal protein S4 — protein MARYRGPVEKIERRLGVSLALKGERRLAGKSALDKRPYPPGQHGQRRSKISEYGLQLREKQKAKFMYGVAEKQFRNLFKEANRMEGNTGENLIKLLEQRLDNVVYRMGFATTRRFARQLVNHGHVLVDGKRVNIPSYRVKPGQKIEIREKSKNNPQIQRALELTNQTGIVPWVDVDKEKVFGIFTRIPERSEVEIPVEERLIVELYSK, from the coding sequence ATGGCAAGATATAGAGGTCCGGTTGAAAAGATTGAGAGACGTTTGGGTGTTAGCCTGGCGCTTAAAGGCGAAAGAAGACTTGCTGGTAAAAGTGCACTTGACAAAAGGCCTTATCCGCCAGGACAGCATGGACAAAGAAGAAGCAAAATTAGTGAATATGGATTGCAGCTTCGTGAAAAGCAAAAAGCAAAGTTTATGTATGGTGTTGCTGAGAAGCAATTTAGAAACCTGTTTAAAGAAGCGAACAGAATGGAAGGTAATACGGGGGAGAACCTTATTAAGCTTCTTGAGCAAAGACTTGACAATGTAGTATATCGTATGGGTTTTGCTACAACAAGAAGATTTGCACGACAACTTGTAAACCATGGTCATGTACTTGTAGATGGAAAACGGGTAAATATTCCTTCATATAGAGTAAAACCTGGACAAAAAATTGAAATCCGTGAAAAGAGTAAAAACAATCCTCAAATACAAAGAGCTCTTGAACTAACAAATCAAACTGGGATTGTGCCTTGGGTTGATGTAGATAAAGAGAAAGTATTTGGAATTTTTACAAGAATCCCAGAGAGAAGTGAAGTAGAGATTCCTGTCGAAGAGAGATTGATTGTAGAGCTATACTCTAAATAA
- the rpmJ gene encoding 50S ribosomal protein L36 → MKVRPSVKKMCDKCKIIKRKGVVRVICVNPKHKQRQG, encoded by the coding sequence ATGAAAGTAAGACCATCTGTAAAGAAGATGTGCGATAAGTGCAAAATCATTAAAAGAAAAGGCGTAGTAAGAGTAATCTGCGTCAATCCAAAACATAAACAAAGACAAGGATAG
- the rpsM gene encoding 30S ribosomal protein S13: protein MARIAGVDLPKNKRIEYALPYVYGIGLTTSRKILDAVGISYDKRVYELTEDEVASINKHIRENYMVEGDLRRKVAMDIKALMDIGCYRGLRHRRGLPVRGQKTKTNARTRKGKKKTVGAK from the coding sequence ATGGCGAGGATAGCAGGTGTAGATCTTCCTAAAAATAAAAGAATAGAGTATGCTCTTCCTTATGTATATGGAATAGGGCTCACAACATCAAGAAAGATACTTGATGCTGTAGGTATCAGTTACGACAAAAGAGTTTATGAACTTACTGAAGATGAAGTGGCAAGCATCAACAAGCATATCCGAGAAAACTATATGGTTGAAGGGGATTTGCGACGTAAAGTTGCTATGGATATAAAAGCTTTGATGGATATTGGATGCTATAGAGGCCTTCGCCATAGACGTGGACTTCCAGTAAGAGGGCAGAAAACTAAAACTAATGCGCGAACACGCAAAGGTAAGAAAAAAACTGTAGGTGCAAAGTAA
- the rpsK gene encoding 30S ribosomal protein S11, with protein MAKRRVRKKVVKKNIARGVVYINATFNNTVVTVTDEMGNVIAWSSAGSLGFKGSKKSTPFAAQQAVEDAMTKAKEHGIKEVGIKVQGPGSGRDTAVKSVGAIEGIKVLFFKDITPLPHNGCRPPKRRRV; from the coding sequence ATGGCAAAAAGAAGAGTTAGAAAAAAGGTTGTTAAGAAAAATATAGCCAGAGGGGTTGTCTATATTAACGCTACATTTAACAACACTGTTGTAACTGTTACAGATGAAATGGGAAATGTTATTGCATGGAGCAGTGCTGGTAGTCTTGGATTTAAAGGGAGCAAAAAATCTACTCCTTTTGCAGCACAGCAAGCTGTTGAAGATGCAATGACAAAAGCAAAAGAGCATGGTATCAAAGAAGTGGGTATCAAAGTTCAAGGTCCAGGAAGTGGTAGAGATACCGCTGTAAAAAGTGTAGGAGCAATTGAAGGTATTAAGGTGCTCTTTTTCAAAGATATCACACCTTTACCGCACAATGGATGTAGACCTCCAAAAAGAAGAAGAGTCTAA
- a CDS encoding DNA-directed RNA polymerase subunit alpha: protein MNRIKVTPSVPTNLEVEKVKENHIRLNVYPYESGYAISIAHPLRRLLLSSTVGYAPVGIKIEGVQHEFDSVRGMLEDVAEFIINLKNIRFKIKDEEKDNVTVSFSFSGPKELYGKDLSNDEIEVVTPDNFLATLNEDAQLNFEVIVKKGIGYVPSEAIRESLPEGFIPLDAFFTPVKKAVYTIENVLVEDNPNYEKIVFDIETDGQVDPVKALKMALDVLYNQLAIFNNDITLIEGGSAKNGAQNEQIFFEKIDALGLSARSYNSLQRAGVEYVGELLLMDKDELKNIKNLGKKSLDEIEERLEDLDVDVESMTPQMKSTIAEKIQQIKSKG, encoded by the coding sequence ATGAATAGAATAAAAGTAACACCATCGGTTCCAACAAATCTTGAAGTAGAGAAGGTAAAAGAGAATCACATCCGACTGAATGTATATCCTTATGAGAGCGGATATGCAATTTCTATTGCACATCCTTTAAGACGACTACTATTGAGCAGTACAGTGGGATATGCACCTGTTGGAATCAAAATAGAGGGTGTACAACACGAATTTGATAGCGTCAGAGGTATGTTAGAGGATGTTGCTGAATTTATTATCAATCTTAAAAACATTCGTTTCAAAATCAAAGATGAAGAAAAAGACAACGTTACTGTTTCGTTTTCGTTCTCTGGTCCAAAAGAGCTCTACGGAAAAGATCTATCTAATGATGAAATTGAAGTGGTGACTCCAGATAATTTTTTAGCAACCCTGAATGAAGATGCACAGCTAAATTTTGAAGTTATTGTGAAAAAGGGAATAGGATATGTTCCAAGCGAAGCAATAAGAGAGTCTTTGCCAGAAGGTTTTATTCCGCTGGATGCATTCTTCACACCAGTTAAAAAAGCTGTTTATACAATTGAAAATGTTCTCGTTGAAGATAATCCTAACTATGAAAAAATTGTTTTTGATATCGAAACAGATGGGCAGGTTGATCCTGTAAAAGCTTTAAAAATGGCTCTAGATGTTCTTTACAATCAACTCGCTATATTCAATAATGATATCACACTCATCGAAGGTGGAAGTGCGAAAAATGGTGCTCAAAACGAGCAGATATTTTTTGAAAAAATAGATGCTCTAGGACTAAGTGCACGTAGCTATAACTCATTGCAACGAGCAGGTGTAGAATATGTAGGAGAACTCCTTCTTATGGATAAAGATGAATTAAAAAATATTAAAAATCTTGGCAAAAAATCTCTCGATGAAATTGAAGAGAGATTAGAGGATCTAGACGTGGATGTAGAGTCTATGACACCACAGATGAAGTCCACTATTGCTGAGAAGATACAACAGATAAAATCTAAAGGATAA
- a CDS encoding (2Fe-2S) ferredoxin domain-containing protein — translation MGIPQPTFYIFKCEQSAPPGFPKPSCVSANNPESQQLFQHLAQKLMEKGIIAAVQPVRTGCLNRCQLGPVMLVEPGHYMYVGLDKEKIDRIIEEHIIGGNPVQEYLIPKEYWDEPMSIADVIKMAGGA, via the coding sequence ATGGGAATCCCTCAACCAACATTTTATATATTCAAGTGTGAGCAATCAGCACCTCCAGGTTTTCCAAAACCAAGCTGTGTGAGTGCAAATAATCCTGAAAGTCAACAGCTTTTTCAACATTTAGCGCAAAAATTGATGGAAAAAGGTATCATTGCTGCAGTACAGCCTGTGCGTACAGGTTGCCTCAACAGATGTCAATTGGGGCCAGTTATGCTTGTAGAGCCTGGGCATTATATGTATGTTGGGTTAGATAAGGAAAAAATTGATAGAATTATAGAAGAGCATATCATTGGAGGAAATCCAGTCCAAGAGTATTTAATTCCAAAAGAGTATTGGGATGAGCCAATGAGTATAGCTGATGTTATTAAAATGGCAGGTGGAGCGTAA